The Klebsiella aerogenes KCTC 2190 region TGGCGACCACCAGTTCTGGCGGCGCCGTTGGCCGTCAGACCATCACCGCAGTTATCGTGCTGGGCGCTATCTGGTTGCTCAATGATTATCGCGGCGTGCCGACGCCGGTGCTCATACTCGCCGCCCTGCTGCTGGCAGGCATGTTTATGGCGACCCGCACCGCTTTTGGCCGTCGTATCTATGCCATTGGCGGCAATCTGGAAGCGGCCCGCCTCTCCGGGATTAACGTCGAGCGCACCAAGCTGGCAGTCTTCGCTATTAACGGCCTGATGGTCGCTATCGCCGGGTTGATCCTCAGTTCGCGACTGGGAGCGGGTTCGCCTTCCGCCGGCAATATCGCCGAACTGGACGCCATCGCCGCCTGCGTGATTGGCGGCACCAGCCTGGCGGGCGGTATCGGCAGCGTGGCAGGGGCCGTAATGGGGGCGTTTATTATGTCGGCGCTGGATAATGGCATGAGCATGATGGACGTCGCCACCTTCTGGCAATACATCGTTAAAGGCGCCATTTTACTGTTGGCGGTCTGGATGGATTCGGCTACCAAGCGGAGAACATAACGGTATCACTATGAAAAATGCCCGAATAACTTGCGCCACCGCCAAACTTCGCCAAAAGGCGCTTGAAATAATTCGGGCATTAGCCGGTATTGTATGACCGGGGTAAGAGCAGGAATATATCTATGTTTGAAAAGCGTCACCGCATTACGCTGTTATTCAACGCCAACAAAGCCTATGACCGTCAGGTGGTTGAAGGCGTTGGCGAATATCTGCAGGCATCACAGCTGGAATGGGATATCTTTATCGAAGAGGATTTTCGCGCGCGTATCGAAAACATCAAAGAGTGGTTGGGCGATGGCGTTATCGCCGATTACGACGACCCGGAGATAGAAAAGCTGCTGGCGGATGTCAAAGTGCCAATTATCGGCGTCGGCGGCTCCTACCATAAGCCAGAATGCTATCCGCCTGTTCACTATATCGCCACCGATAATGCCGCGCTGGTCGAAAGCGCATTCCTGCATCTGAAAGAAAAAGGCGTGAACCGTTTCGCTTTTTACGGGCTACCGACCTCCAGCGGCAAGCGGTGGGCGATGGAGCGCGAACACGCCTTCAGCCAGCTAGTCGCCAAAGAGAAATACCGTGGCGTGGTCTATCAGGGGCTGGAGACCGCGCCGGAGAACTGGCAGCATGCGCAAAATCGGCTCGCCGACTGGCTACAAACGCTGCCGCCGCAAACCGGCATTATCGCCGTGACCGATGCCCGGGCACGTCACGTCCTGCAGGCCTGTGAGCTGCTGCATATTCCGGTGCCGGAAAAATTGTGCGTCATTGGCATCGATAACGAAGAACTGACCCGCTACCTCTCCCGCGTCGCGCTCTCTTCCGTGGCGCAGGGTACCCGGCAGATGGGCTACCAGGCGGCGAAACTTCTGCATCGATTACTGGAAAACGAAGCGCTACCGCTACAGCGGCTGCTGGTGCCGCCGATGCGCGTCATTGAGCGACGCTCCACCGATTATCGCTCGCTCACCGACCCTGCGGTGATTCAGGCGATGCATTATATCCGCAATCACGCCTGCAAAGGCATCAAGGTTGAGCAGGTGCTCGACGCCGTCGGCATCTCTCGCTCTAATCTGGAGAAACGCTTTAAAGAAGAGGTCGGCGAGACCATCCACACGGTGATCCACAGCGAAAAGCTGGAAAAAGCGCGCAGCCTGCTGGTCTCCACCACGCTATCGATAAACGAAATTTCGCAGATGTGCGGTTATCCGTCGCTGCAGTATTTCTATTCAGTGTTTAAGAAAGAGTACGACGTGACGCCGAAAGAGTACCGCGATCGGCACAGTGAAGTGATGATGTAGCAGAAAAGAAAAATGCCCGGGCTTACGCACCGGGCATTGATGATTACATATGAGCGGCAATTAGGCGCTGATTGTCCTGATACATAGCGAAGAGATAGTTGTTATAGCTCGACCCTTTCGTCGAGTACCCCTTCAACTTGTGGATCATCGCGCTGGCAGTCACTTCCTGGTCCGTCTTACGCAGCTGTGCGCGAGACTTACGGAAGGATGAATAAGCCGGATGCGTGTTAAGGTTTCTCACGTAAGCCTGAACCGACTGCTCGACCGATTCAAACTGGGAGTAGCCTTTCATCGCACCGCGACAATTGCCGCCGCCGCACTTCATACCAAACAGGTTGTTGTTGACGCGCGCCAGCTTCGAGGTGCCCCAACCGCTTTCCGCCGCCGCCATGGTCGCCACCATGCTGTTTGGAATAATGTCGACGCGCTCAAGCAGCGAGTTCCATGGTATACGGCGAGTATTGCCAGACCACTTCACTTTATAACGTGAGGCGATATCTTTCAGACGCGCCTGCTCGCTCGGCGACCAACGGCCGTCGTATTGCTTAGAGACAAGCCAGTTACGATCTGCCGTGATCGCTTGATTTTGCTTTGTAATGTAAGGCATAACCGTCCGGAGAAACGCTTTTTTCCTTGGTGTCCCGGAAGGGTATTTTCGCAAATCAGGAAGTGAACTGCTCTTTACACTATTGCGAGAATACTCTTGTTTACTGCTAACCTTGATACTACTTGGCTTCTTTACTTTCTTAACTACTGAGGCTTTATGACTCTTTGTTGCTGTGTGCGTTGTCGCCAACACACTACCTGAAAATATACAGGTAAGTAACATGAGTATCGCAGCCCCATATCGTCGCATGGGAATCGATATCATTAGGTCTCCTGGTCGGATTTACTCATTCCAACACCTTGTTTTTCGCAAAAAATCGATAGTTGAATCGCGAATAGTATCAAAAATACCCAGAGAGAGCATCAAGAGAAATAGTCCAATTCCGAATTGCTGTCACCTGAAATCGGTTTCTGCACCGTCGCGAATGCGCAGAAATGCTATCTCCGTCTCATTTATAGCTCATTTTTTGAGCTAAATCACTCACCCCTTTTCATCCTCCCCGCAAAATTACCGGCGGGATGATTTCAACCTTATGGCGCGCAGACACACTGTGATAAAAACCACTAACAGGACTCCAGCATGAAACTCGCTGCGCTTGCCTCGCTACTGCTGCCCGGGATGGCCTTTGCCGCCTGGACAACCGCTGACTTCCCCGCCTTTACTGAACAGGATGCAGGCCGTTTCACGACGCAAAATGAGGTGACGAAGGGTACCCGCCCTTTGCGGATAAGTTTTGACCAACAGTGCTGGCAGCCTGCGGGGGCGATAAAACTCAATCAGATGCTGTCGCTGGAACCCTGCCGGGATACGCCGCCGCAGTGGCGCGTGTTCCGTGACGGGCGCTATACGCTGGAAGTCGATACCCGCTCCGGTACGCCAACGCTGATGCTGTCGCTGGCGGAACAGCACACTACCAGTACGCAGCCGCTGCTGCGCCAGTGCCCCAAATGGGATGGTAAACCGCTGACGCTCGACGTCGGCCAAACGTTCGCTGAAGGAAGCCAGGTCCGCGATTTTTATAGCGGTAATATCGCCACGGTGAAAGCGGGCAAAATCACGCTGCGGCCCGCCGCTGGTAGTAATGGGCTCCTGCTGCTTGAACAAGCGAATAGCGCCGCCAGCGCGCCGTTTAACTGGCACAACGCCACGATCTATTTTGTCCTGACCGATCGCTTCGTCAACGGCAATCCGGCCAACGACAACAGCTACGGGCGCCATAAAGACGGTATGCAGGAGATAGGCACCTTCCACGGCGGCGATTTACAAGGGCTGACCAGCAAGCTGGATTATCTTCAACAGCTTGGCGTCAACGCGCTATGGATAAGTTCACCGCTGGAGCAAATTCACGGCTGGGTCGGCGGCGGCACCAAAGGCGACTTTCCCCACTACGCCTATCACGGTTACTACACCCAGGACTGGACCCGTCTTGACGCCAACATGGGTGACGAAGCCGATCTTCGGCAACTGGTTGATGAGGCCCATCGGCGCGGTATACGCGTGCTGTTTGATATCGTCATGAATCACGCCGGTTACGCCACGCTCGCCGATATGCAGGAATTTCACTTCGGTTCGTTGTACC contains the following coding sequences:
- the xylR gene encoding D-xylose utilization transcriptional activator XylR (D-xylose enhances binding of XylR to the xyl promoter and activates transcription.), with the protein product MFEKRHRITLLFNANKAYDRQVVEGVGEYLQASQLEWDIFIEEDFRARIENIKEWLGDGVIADYDDPEIEKLLADVKVPIIGVGGSYHKPECYPPVHYIATDNAALVESAFLHLKEKGVNRFAFYGLPTSSGKRWAMEREHAFSQLVAKEKYRGVVYQGLETAPENWQHAQNRLADWLQTLPPQTGIIAVTDARARHVLQACELLHIPVPEKLCVIGIDNEELTRYLSRVALSSVAQGTRQMGYQAAKLLHRLLENEALPLQRLLVPPMRVIERRSTDYRSLTDPAVIQAMHYIRNHACKGIKVEQVLDAVGISRSNLEKRFKEEVGETIHTVIHSEKLEKARSLLVSTTLSINEISQMCGYPSLQYFYSVFKKEYDVTPKEYRDRHSEVMM
- a CDS encoding protein bax, coding for MISIPMRRYGAAILMLLTCIFSGSVLATTHTATKSHKASVVKKVKKPSSIKVSSKQEYSRNSVKSSSLPDLRKYPSGTPRKKAFLRTVMPYITKQNQAITADRNWLVSKQYDGRWSPSEQARLKDIASRYKVKWSGNTRRIPWNSLLERVDIIPNSMVATMAAAESGWGTSKLARVNNNLFGMKCGGGNCRGAMKGYSQFESVEQSVQAYVRNLNTHPAYSSFRKSRAQLRKTDQEVTASAMIHKLKGYSTKGSSYNNYLFAMYQDNQRLIAAHM